The Xiphophorus couchianus chromosome 5, X_couchianus-1.0, whole genome shotgun sequence genome includes a region encoding these proteins:
- the helt gene encoding hairy and enhancer of split-related protein helt isoform X2, translating into MALAKQNSGKLEKAEILEMTVQYLRALHSADFPRGREKGELLAEFANYFHYGYHECMKNLVHYLTTEDRAETKDIKYARILAFLQSKSRAVTDPVFGSVGSMSDPPDYLGHLHSSPEHQSHSPSDSVYQQSPTGHFSWHGSGRSQGISYPAVPLSAHTQQHGGYLSPVQGLDHHYFNFIGHTHANTFSLHSAQHAM; encoded by the exons ATGGCGCTGGCTAAGCAG AACtctggaaaactggaaaaagcTGAAATCTTGGAGATGACTGTTCAGTACCTACGAGCTCTGCACTCCGCGGATTTCCCCCGTGGGAGAGAAAAAG GCGAGCTGCTGGCTGAATTCGCAAACTACTTCCACTATGGATACCACGAGTGTATGAAGAACCTGGTGCACTACCTGACCACGGAAGACAGAGCTGAGACCAAAGACATCAAGTACGCGCGGATCCTCGCCTTTTTACAGTCCAAGTCTCGCGCGGTCACCGACCCGGTGTTCGGCTCCGTGGGCTCGATGTCTGACCCACCCGACTATCTTGGCCACCTGCACTCCTCCCCGGAGCACCAGAGCCACAGCCCCTCGGACTCAGTGTACCAGCAGAGCCCAACAGGACACTTCTCATGGCACGGCTCCGGACGCAGTCAGGGCATTTCCTATCCTGCGGTGCCGCTCTCTGCGCACACGCAGCAGCACGGAGGATACTTGTCGCCAGTGCAGGGACTCGATCACCATTACTTCAACTTTATAGGTCACACGCACGCAAACACGTTCAGTTTGCATAGCGCTCAGCACgccatgtaa
- the acsl1a gene encoding long-chain-fatty-acid--CoA ligase 1a isoform X1 — MQAQEVLRQLRIPELDDFRQYVRGFPTNALMGMGAFAAITTYWFASRPKALKPPCDLTLQSLEIPGEDGARRSVLSDSDCEYMTHYYSDAQTIYEVFQRGLRVSNNGPCLGSRKPNQPYEWLSYQEVVDRAQHIGSALLHRGHFHTGDKFVGIFSQNRPEWTISELACYTYSLVAVPLYDTLGTEAIGYIIEKATISTVICDVAEKARMILDCISGQGKTVKTIVLMEAFDKDLVSRGTQSGVEILSLKEFEAIGEANHQRPTPPKPNDLAIICFTSGTTGNPKGAMLTHGNVISNTAAFMKVTQIHCMLNLHDIHISYLPLAHMFEQVVQCVILIHGARIGYFQGDIRLLMDDLKTLQPTVFPVVPRLLNRMFDKVFSQANTPLKRWLLDFAFRRKESELKNGVMRKDSMWDKLIFKKVQMSLGGRVRLMITGAAPVSPTILTFLRAALGCQFYEGYGQTECTAGCTMSMPGDWSAGHVGPPLPCNAVKLVDVAEMNYLAANGEGEVCVKGPNVFKGYLKDPERTEEAIDKDGWLHTGDIGKWLPNGILKIIDRKKHIFKLAQGEYIAPEKIETIYNRSDPVAQIFVHGDSLKACLVGIVVPDPDFLPIWAKKKGFEGSYLELCKNKDVKAAILEDILILGKDGGLKSFEQVRDIALHPEMFSVQNGLLTPTLKAKRNELRSHFREQIDELYAKIKM; from the exons ATGCAGGCTCAGGAGGTCCTCAGACAGCTGCGGATTCCAGAGCTGGACGACTTTCGACAGTATGTCCGAGGCTTTCCCACGAATGCCCTCATGGGTATGGGCGCCTTCGCCGCCATCACCACCTACTGGTTTGCCTCCAGACCGAAAGCTCTCAAGCCACCATGTGATCTTACACTGCAGTCACTGGAAATACCT GGGGAAGATGGTGCCAGAAGGTCAGTCCTAAGTGACAGCGACTGCGAGTACATGACACATTATTACAGCGATGCACAAACAATATATGAGGTGTTCCAGCGAGGACTCAGGGTGTCAA ATAACGGACCTTGCCTTGGGTCGAGGAAACCAAACCAACCGTATGAGTGGCTGTCTTATCAAGAG GTCGTGGACAGAGCACAGCACATCGGTTCGGCCCTTCTTCACAGAGGTCACTTTCACACAGGCGACAAGTTCGTTGGCATCTTTTCACAAAACAGACCCGAG TGGACGATTTCAGAGCTGGCCTGTTACACATACAGCTTGGTTGCAGTCCCGCTGTACGACACGCTCGGCACAGAGGCCATCGGCTACATTATTGAAAAAG CCACCATTTCAACAGTGATATGTGACGTAGCCGAAAAGGCTCGGATGATCCTGGACTGCATCAGCGGCCAGGGAAAGACCGTGAAGACCATTGTTCTCATGGAGGCTTTTGACAAGGATCTGGTGAGCCGAGGAACACAGAGCGGGGTTGAGATTCTCAGTCTGAAGGAGTTTGAG gccATCGGTGAAGCTAATCATCAGAGGCCAACG CCTCCCAAACCAAATGACCTGGCAATCATCTGCTTTACATCTGGAACTACAG GAAATCCTAAAGGTGCCATGCTTACTCATGGAAATGTTATCTCCAACACCGCAGCATTCATGAAAGTaacacag ATACACTGCATGCTGAACCTCCATGACATTCATATATCCTATCTCCCGCTAGCTCACATGTTTGAACAGGTTGTGCAG TGTGTCATCCTCATCCACGGGGCACGGATCGGCTACTTCCAAGGCGACATTCGACTCCTAATGGATGATCTGAAAACTCTGCAGCCAACAGTTTTCCCCGTCGTCCCGCGTCTCCTCAACCGCATGTTTGACAAG GTGTTCAGCCAGGCCAACACGCCTCTGAAAAGATGGCTGCTGGATTTCGCCTTCAGAAGGAAGGAATCTGAGCTGAAAAATGGGGTGATGAGAAAGGACAGCATGTGGGATAAACTCATCTTCAAAAAAGTACAG ATGAGCCTGGGCGGCCGAGTCAGACTCATGATCACCGGAGCAGCCCCCGTCTCTCCAACCATCCTGACTTTCCTTCGAGCCGCTCTCGGCTGCCAG TTTTACGAAGGCTACGGCCAAACCGAATGCACGGCTGGGTGCACCATGTCCATGCCTGGAGACTGGTCAGCAG GTCACGTTGGGCCTCCTCTGCCATGCAATGCGGTAAAACTAGTGGATGTGGCAGAAATGAATTACCTAGCAGCAAATGGAGAAGGAGAG GTGTGTGTCAAAGGACCAAACGTATTCAAGGGATACTTGAAAGACCCTGAGAGAACAGAAGAGGCAATCGACAAGGATGGATGGCTGCACACAGGCGACATTGGGAAATGGCTTCCA AATGGCATTCTGAAGATCATTGacagaaagaaacacattttcaagcTGGCACAAGGAGAGTACATCGCCCCGGAGAAAATAGAGACCATCTATAACCGCAGCGATCCAGTAGCTCAGATATTTGTTCATGGGGATAGCTTAAAG GCATGTCTGGTGGGGATAGTGGTACCAGATCCAGACTTTTTACCTATTTGGGCCAAGAAAAAAGGATTTGAAGGATCCTACCTTGAGCTGTGCAAGAACAAG gATGTAAAGGCGGCCATTCTGGAGGACATTTTGATTTTGGGCAAAGACGGTGGACTAAAGTCTTTTGAACAG GTGAGAGACATTGCATTACATCCCGAGATGTTTTCTGTTCAAAACGGTCTGCTGACCCCCACCCTGAAGGCCAAGAGGAACGAGCTCCGGAGTCACTTCAGAGAGCAGATTGATGAACTTTAtgccaaaatcaaaatgtga
- the helt gene encoding hairy and enhancer of split-related protein helt isoform X1 — protein MASKMKDRKRTPISHKVIEKRRRDRINRCLNELGKTVPMALAKQNSGKLEKAEILEMTVQYLRALHSADFPRGREKGELLAEFANYFHYGYHECMKNLVHYLTTEDRAETKDIKYARILAFLQSKSRAVTDPVFGSVGSMSDPPDYLGHLHSSPEHQSHSPSDSVYQQSPTGHFSWHGSGRSQGISYPAVPLSAHTQQHGGYLSPVQGLDHHYFNFIGHTHANTFSLHSAQHAM, from the exons ATGGCATCAAAGATGAAGGACAGGAAG AGAACTCCAATTTCTCACAAAGTTATTGAGAAAAGAAGACGGGACCGCATTAACCGTTGCCTGAACGAACTGGGAAAAACCGTACCGATGGCGCTGGCTAAGCAG AACtctggaaaactggaaaaagcTGAAATCTTGGAGATGACTGTTCAGTACCTACGAGCTCTGCACTCCGCGGATTTCCCCCGTGGGAGAGAAAAAG GCGAGCTGCTGGCTGAATTCGCAAACTACTTCCACTATGGATACCACGAGTGTATGAAGAACCTGGTGCACTACCTGACCACGGAAGACAGAGCTGAGACCAAAGACATCAAGTACGCGCGGATCCTCGCCTTTTTACAGTCCAAGTCTCGCGCGGTCACCGACCCGGTGTTCGGCTCCGTGGGCTCGATGTCTGACCCACCCGACTATCTTGGCCACCTGCACTCCTCCCCGGAGCACCAGAGCCACAGCCCCTCGGACTCAGTGTACCAGCAGAGCCCAACAGGACACTTCTCATGGCACGGCTCCGGACGCAGTCAGGGCATTTCCTATCCTGCGGTGCCGCTCTCTGCGCACACGCAGCAGCACGGAGGATACTTGTCGCCAGTGCAGGGACTCGATCACCATTACTTCAACTTTATAGGTCACACGCACGCAAACACGTTCAGTTTGCATAGCGCTCAGCACgccatgtaa
- the acsl1a gene encoding long-chain-fatty-acid--CoA ligase 1a isoform X2, whose amino-acid sequence MQAQEVLRQLRIPELDDFRQYVRGFPTNALMGMGAFAAITTYWFASRPKALKPPCDLTLQSLEIPGEDGARRSVLSDSDCEYMTHYYSDAQTIYEVFQRGLRVSNNGPCLGSRKPNQPYEWLSYQEVVDRAQHIGSALLHRGHFHTGDKFVGIFSQNRPEWTISELACYTYSLVAVPLYDTLGTEAIGYIIEKATISTVICDVAEKARMILDCISGQGKTVKTIVLMEAFDKDLVSRGTQSGVEILSLKEFEAIGEANHQRPTPPKPNDLAIICFTSGTTGNPKGAMLTHGNVISNTAAFMKVTQDTLKPSSKDVLISFLPLAHMFERVVECVILIHGARIGYFQGDIRLLMDDLKTLQPTVFPVVPRLLNRMFDKVFSQANTPLKRWLLDFAFRRKESELKNGVMRKDSMWDKLIFKKVQMSLGGRVRLMITGAAPVSPTILTFLRAALGCQFYEGYGQTECTAGCTMSMPGDWSAGHVGPPLPCNAVKLVDVAEMNYLAANGEGEVCVKGPNVFKGYLKDPERTEEAIDKDGWLHTGDIGKWLPNGILKIIDRKKHIFKLAQGEYIAPEKIETIYNRSDPVAQIFVHGDSLKACLVGIVVPDPDFLPIWAKKKGFEGSYLELCKNKDVKAAILEDILILGKDGGLKSFEQVRDIALHPEMFSVQNGLLTPTLKAKRNELRSHFREQIDELYAKIKM is encoded by the exons ATGCAGGCTCAGGAGGTCCTCAGACAGCTGCGGATTCCAGAGCTGGACGACTTTCGACAGTATGTCCGAGGCTTTCCCACGAATGCCCTCATGGGTATGGGCGCCTTCGCCGCCATCACCACCTACTGGTTTGCCTCCAGACCGAAAGCTCTCAAGCCACCATGTGATCTTACACTGCAGTCACTGGAAATACCT GGGGAAGATGGTGCCAGAAGGTCAGTCCTAAGTGACAGCGACTGCGAGTACATGACACATTATTACAGCGATGCACAAACAATATATGAGGTGTTCCAGCGAGGACTCAGGGTGTCAA ATAACGGACCTTGCCTTGGGTCGAGGAAACCAAACCAACCGTATGAGTGGCTGTCTTATCAAGAG GTCGTGGACAGAGCACAGCACATCGGTTCGGCCCTTCTTCACAGAGGTCACTTTCACACAGGCGACAAGTTCGTTGGCATCTTTTCACAAAACAGACCCGAG TGGACGATTTCAGAGCTGGCCTGTTACACATACAGCTTGGTTGCAGTCCCGCTGTACGACACGCTCGGCACAGAGGCCATCGGCTACATTATTGAAAAAG CCACCATTTCAACAGTGATATGTGACGTAGCCGAAAAGGCTCGGATGATCCTGGACTGCATCAGCGGCCAGGGAAAGACCGTGAAGACCATTGTTCTCATGGAGGCTTTTGACAAGGATCTGGTGAGCCGAGGAACACAGAGCGGGGTTGAGATTCTCAGTCTGAAGGAGTTTGAG gccATCGGTGAAGCTAATCATCAGAGGCCAACG CCTCCCAAACCAAATGACCTGGCAATCATCTGCTTTACATCTGGAACTACAG GAAATCCTAAAGGTGCCATGCTTACTCATGGAAATGTTATCTCCAACACCGCAGCATTCATGAAAGTaacacag GACACACTGAAGCCCAGTTCCAAAGATGTGCTGATCTCCTTCCTCCCTCTGGCCCACATGTTTGAGAGGGTGGTGGAG TGTGTCATCCTCATCCACGGGGCACGGATCGGCTACTTCCAAGGCGACATTCGACTCCTAATGGATGATCTGAAAACTCTGCAGCCAACAGTTTTCCCCGTCGTCCCGCGTCTCCTCAACCGCATGTTTGACAAG GTGTTCAGCCAGGCCAACACGCCTCTGAAAAGATGGCTGCTGGATTTCGCCTTCAGAAGGAAGGAATCTGAGCTGAAAAATGGGGTGATGAGAAAGGACAGCATGTGGGATAAACTCATCTTCAAAAAAGTACAG ATGAGCCTGGGCGGCCGAGTCAGACTCATGATCACCGGAGCAGCCCCCGTCTCTCCAACCATCCTGACTTTCCTTCGAGCCGCTCTCGGCTGCCAG TTTTACGAAGGCTACGGCCAAACCGAATGCACGGCTGGGTGCACCATGTCCATGCCTGGAGACTGGTCAGCAG GTCACGTTGGGCCTCCTCTGCCATGCAATGCGGTAAAACTAGTGGATGTGGCAGAAATGAATTACCTAGCAGCAAATGGAGAAGGAGAG GTGTGTGTCAAAGGACCAAACGTATTCAAGGGATACTTGAAAGACCCTGAGAGAACAGAAGAGGCAATCGACAAGGATGGATGGCTGCACACAGGCGACATTGGGAAATGGCTTCCA AATGGCATTCTGAAGATCATTGacagaaagaaacacattttcaagcTGGCACAAGGAGAGTACATCGCCCCGGAGAAAATAGAGACCATCTATAACCGCAGCGATCCAGTAGCTCAGATATTTGTTCATGGGGATAGCTTAAAG GCATGTCTGGTGGGGATAGTGGTACCAGATCCAGACTTTTTACCTATTTGGGCCAAGAAAAAAGGATTTGAAGGATCCTACCTTGAGCTGTGCAAGAACAAG gATGTAAAGGCGGCCATTCTGGAGGACATTTTGATTTTGGGCAAAGACGGTGGACTAAAGTCTTTTGAACAG GTGAGAGACATTGCATTACATCCCGAGATGTTTTCTGTTCAAAACGGTCTGCTGACCCCCACCCTGAAGGCCAAGAGGAACGAGCTCCGGAGTCACTTCAGAGAGCAGATTGATGAACTTTAtgccaaaatcaaaatgtga